DNA from Thermocladium sp. ECH_B:
TATTATGAGCCTTGGTTTCACTAGAGCTATTTGCCTAATTAAGTAAGGCAAGCATGCCTCCTCCTCATGGGGCAGAGGCTCCCTGTTCCCAGGGGGTCTACACTTAACTATGTTTGTAATATAAATATCGCTCCTCCTTANTCCAGCCTCCCCCAGCATTTTATTAAGTAACTTGCCTGCAGCTCCAACGAATGGTCGCCCCTCTAAATCCTCTTGAGCGCCGGGAGCCTCGCCTATTAACATGATTTCGGCTGTTAATGGCCCCTCACCCAGCACTGGTTGTCGCCTCTCCTTATATAGGTCGCACTTAGTGCAATTGATTACCTCAAGCCGAAGCTTATCCCACTCNCTCACGTATTTATATTAGCCGATTCCAATATAAACATAGCTTACTAATTATCGCTTATGGTTTTTAATCTATTCAAGAGGTTTAGCCCAGTAGGTAATAGTGAAGTATTATCAGATCCCACCAGAAATAATAGTGAAGTATTACCTGACCCCTCAATCTACAAGGGAAAGAAGCTATATATGGGGAATCAGTATAAAGGCATTATAATTGGTGTAGGCGTCAAAAAGGGAACAAAGGAAATAGTTCGCTTCAAGGTGAGTAATAATGGAACGGAGGAAATCATAGAATTTAATGATAAGCGTTATCCTGCTCCCATATTGATCATATACGAGGTGAATAATGATGAAAAGGGGAGAATTGAGATCATGGACTTAAAGGGTAAGCGTTATCCTGCTCCCATATTGATCATAAAGGATACGTCTGAGGGAATTCCGGGCTCGAACGATGGGGGAGTAATCCAGGGTAATAAAGGCAATGATAAGGTCATAGCGGTTGGCGGGAAGAGTGATGAAAAGGAATCGATCAAGAAAATGGATGAAGAGATACAAGCGTTAATCAAGGAAATGGATGAAAGGATTCAAGTAATTAAGAATAGTGAGGAAAGGATTCATAAGGCAGTTGAATGGATGATGACCAAGAAGGATTTAGATAAT
Protein-coding regions in this window:
- a CDS encoding DNA polymerase, whose product is MXEWDKLRLEVINCTKCDLYKERRQPVLGEGPLTAEIMLIGEAPGAQEDLEGRPFVGAAGKLLNKMLGEAGXRRSDIYITNIVKCRPPGNREPLPHEEEACLPYLIRQIALVKPRLIITMGKHSTRSLLYISGVKINSISSVRGKPHNIRIGSDELMVIPTYHPAAAIYNPSLRQAIVNDLKQASNLIKGRTRSIMDFIEDKEHR